One Streptomyces sp. B21-105 genomic region harbors:
- a CDS encoding glycoside hydrolase family 43 protein: protein MIHNPVLRGFEPDPVILRVGDDFYIATSTFEWYPGVRIHHSRDLVDWRSLGGVLDSTRLLDLTGVPDSGGIWAPGLSYADGLFHLVFTVVDTYAEGWKDLPNYVTTAPSIEGPWSDPVPLHGRGFDVSLFHDEDGDGRSWLLNMRFDWRPDREGFAGIEIQEYDRKTRALLGEPRTLTTGTSVGVAEGPHLYRRDGWYYLVHAEGGTGYEHGAAVARSRDLLGPYEADPAGPLLTSRHDPSLELQKAGHCSLVETATGQWYAAHIAARPHTERGRCVLGRETALQPVTWTDDGWPRIPGAVPAVAVPAPALPPAPVAEPPAHDCFDAPVLGPDWSTLRRPAGDDWIEPAPGRLRIRGGQSPVGRRTPSLVARRVTAPRCSFETSLTFSPRTPDHLAGLTAYYNTRNWHYLYVTAEDDGSPVLRALSCEAGRLVAHEPTVPLKPGRPVVLHAELDVPALRFSYDTGGGVQTLPIELDATVLSDEHADEFHDGQLRVLGFTGAMWGLWVQDLDGAGVHADFAHATYRTFPDGPA, encoded by the coding sequence GTGATCCACAACCCCGTCCTGCGCGGCTTCGAACCCGACCCCGTGATCCTCCGCGTCGGCGACGACTTCTACATCGCCACCTCCACCTTCGAGTGGTACCCGGGCGTCCGGATCCACCACTCCAGGGACCTGGTCGACTGGCGGTCCCTGGGCGGGGTTCTGGACAGCACGCGCCTGCTCGACCTCACCGGCGTCCCCGACTCCGGCGGCATCTGGGCGCCCGGACTGTCGTACGCGGACGGCCTGTTCCACCTCGTCTTCACCGTCGTCGACACCTACGCCGAGGGATGGAAGGACCTTCCCAACTACGTCACCACGGCCCCCTCGATCGAAGGACCGTGGTCCGACCCGGTTCCGCTGCACGGCCGCGGCTTCGACGTCTCCTTGTTCCATGACGAGGACGGTGACGGCCGCAGCTGGCTGCTGAACATGCGGTTCGACTGGCGTCCGGACCGCGAGGGATTCGCCGGGATCGAGATCCAGGAGTACGACCGCAAGACCCGGGCCCTGCTCGGCGAACCCCGCACCCTCACCACCGGAACCTCCGTCGGTGTCGCCGAGGGCCCGCATCTCTACCGGCGCGACGGCTGGTACTACCTGGTGCACGCGGAGGGCGGCACCGGATACGAACACGGCGCGGCCGTGGCCCGCTCCCGCGACCTGCTCGGCCCGTACGAGGCCGATCCGGCCGGCCCCCTGCTCACGTCCCGGCACGACCCGTCCCTGGAGTTGCAGAAGGCCGGGCACTGCTCCCTCGTCGAGACGGCGACGGGCCAGTGGTACGCCGCTCACATCGCCGCCCGCCCTCACACGGAGCGGGGCCGGTGCGTGCTCGGCCGGGAGACCGCATTGCAACCGGTGACCTGGACCGACGACGGCTGGCCCCGCATCCCCGGCGCCGTACCCGCCGTAGCGGTGCCGGCACCCGCGCTGCCACCGGCGCCCGTCGCCGAACCACCGGCGCACGACTGCTTCGACGCTCCGGTTCTCGGCCCCGACTGGTCCACCCTGCGCCGCCCGGCCGGCGACGACTGGATCGAGCCGGCACCGGGGCGGCTGCGCATCCGGGGCGGTCAGTCGCCGGTGGGCCGCCGCACGCCCAGTCTGGTGGCCCGGCGGGTGACCGCCCCGCGCTGCTCCTTCGAGACCAGCCTGACCTTCTCGCCCCGCACCCCCGACCATCTGGCCGGTCTGACGGCCTACTACAACACCCGCAACTGGCACTACCTGTACGTCACCGCCGAGGACGACGGCTCCCCGGTCCTGCGGGCACTGAGCTGCGAAGCCGGCCGTCTCGTCGCACATGAGCCGACCGTACCGCTGAAGCCCGGACGCCCGGTCGTCCTGCACGCGGAACTCGACGTTCCGGCCCTGCGCTTCTCGTACGACACCGGCGGGGGAGTCCAGACGCTGCCGATCGAGCTCGACGCCACCGTCCTGTCCGACGAGCACGCCGACGAGTTCCACGACGGCCAGTTGCGCGTTCTCGGCTTCACCGGCGCCATGTGGGGCCTGTGGGTGCAGGACCTCGACGGCGCCGGTGTCCACGCGGACTTCGCCCACGCCACGTACCGGACCTTTCCGGACGGCCCCGCATGA
- a CDS encoding alpha/beta fold hydrolase has translation MTIDDLRRVHLFRTDLGSDEAVPLLLVHGWGGDGREWSAHAEALADRFRVIVPDLRGHGRSDVPDEGNTPTEMADDLAALLRHLGTGPAIAVGHSMGGQVVNLLAVRHQELVRSVIALDPAHGAHGAEVEGIPARLAEYRERGARAAAEFIAGAFPAGAPAGLRTAHVRTMLGTPDHVIAQAYAGMYTDSGAVGVRPHSEAYLRRRSQPALTVWTSAQAATWERGTLHVPGSRVEHWPDTGHYLHEEHVGRTVRLLEDWATAGQGTR, from the coding sequence ATGACGATCGACGACCTGAGACGCGTCCACCTCTTCCGCACCGATCTCGGGTCCGACGAGGCGGTGCCGCTGCTTCTGGTGCACGGCTGGGGCGGGGACGGCCGGGAGTGGTCCGCGCACGCCGAGGCGCTGGCCGACCGGTTCCGCGTGATCGTCCCCGACCTGCGCGGGCACGGCCGGTCGGACGTCCCCGACGAGGGCAACACGCCGACGGAGATGGCCGACGACCTCGCCGCGCTGCTCCGGCACCTTGGCACCGGGCCGGCGATCGCCGTGGGCCACTCCATGGGCGGCCAGGTCGTCAACCTGCTCGCGGTCCGGCATCAGGAGCTCGTCCGCTCGGTCATCGCCCTTGATCCGGCTCACGGCGCGCACGGGGCGGAAGTGGAGGGGATTCCCGCCCGGCTCGCGGAGTACCGGGAACGCGGGGCGCGTGCCGCGGCCGAGTTCATCGCCGGCGCCTTCCCGGCAGGCGCTCCGGCCGGACTGCGTACGGCACATGTCCGCACCATGCTCGGCACCCCGGATCACGTCATCGCCCAGGCGTACGCGGGCATGTACACCGACTCCGGCGCGGTCGGCGTCCGCCCGCACAGCGAGGCGTATCTGCGCCGGCGCAGCCAGCCCGCGCTCACCGTATGGACCTCGGCGCAAGCGGCCACCTGGGAACGCGGCACCCTGCATGTCCCCGGCTCCCGCGTCGAACACTGGCCTGACACCGGGCACTACCTGCACGAGGAACATGTCGGACGCACAGTGCGCCTGTTGGAGGACTGGGCGACGGCTGGACAAGGGACCCGGTAG
- a CDS encoding alginate lyase family protein yields the protein MSESQPATPASPSRRRFLQITAVGTTAAATGIAAAPTADALTSFIHPGVLHKLSDIQRMKTRIAAATEPWLSGWNVFRANAYSQSTYAMLGPRTTIDRGTTEIGNWEFWNDCNAAYQNALMWNLTGTTAHATKALQIIKAWSSTLTSITGKDAQLAASIYGFKLAAAAELMRYTAPSGSWSAAEITQTENLFRNVFVPLVRTFGDAGWGTNCIKAMMAFGVFCNDTSLYNAAVDAFHLHDCCKISRVIRDSGQCVDSGRDQAHTQLILGSMAEACEIAWVQGQDLYSASANRLLAGFEYTAKYNTGNDVPYTVWGSCRLTFNSISTVERGNLRPIYEMAFNHYVKRRSLPAPWTYAAIGNISPEGAAFQCDHVGFGTLLFTL from the coding sequence ATGTCCGAGTCACAGCCCGCCACGCCCGCGTCCCCGAGCCGCCGCCGTTTCCTGCAGATCACCGCCGTCGGCACCACGGCGGCCGCCACCGGGATCGCCGCGGCCCCGACCGCGGACGCCCTGACCTCCTTCATCCACCCCGGGGTGCTGCACAAACTCTCCGACATCCAGCGGATGAAGACGCGGATCGCGGCCGCCACCGAGCCCTGGCTCAGCGGCTGGAACGTGTTCAGGGCGAACGCGTACTCGCAGTCGACCTACGCCATGCTGGGCCCGCGCACGACCATCGACCGGGGCACCACCGAGATCGGCAACTGGGAGTTCTGGAACGACTGCAACGCGGCCTACCAGAACGCCCTGATGTGGAACCTGACGGGCACCACCGCCCACGCCACCAAGGCACTGCAGATCATCAAGGCATGGTCCTCCACCCTCACCTCGATCACCGGCAAGGACGCCCAGCTCGCGGCCTCCATCTACGGCTTCAAACTCGCGGCGGCAGCCGAGCTGATGCGGTACACCGCCCCCTCGGGCAGCTGGTCCGCGGCCGAGATCACCCAGACCGAGAACCTCTTCAGGAACGTCTTCGTGCCCCTGGTGAGGACGTTCGGCGACGCGGGCTGGGGCACCAACTGCATCAAGGCGATGATGGCGTTCGGGGTGTTCTGCAACGACACCTCCCTCTACAACGCCGCCGTCGACGCCTTCCACCTGCACGACTGCTGCAAGATCAGCCGGGTGATCAGGGACTCCGGCCAGTGCGTGGACAGCGGACGCGACCAGGCCCACACCCAGCTCATCCTGGGCAGCATGGCCGAGGCCTGCGAGATCGCCTGGGTCCAGGGCCAGGACCTGTACTCCGCCTCCGCCAACCGGCTGCTGGCCGGCTTCGAGTACACGGCGAAGTACAACACCGGCAACGACGTGCCGTACACCGTCTGGGGCTCCTGCCGGCTCACGTTCAACTCCATCTCCACCGTCGAGCGCGGGAATCTGCGCCCGATCTACGAGATGGCCTTCAACCACTACGTCAAACGCCGCAGCCTGCCCGCCCCCTGGACGTACGCGGCCATCGGGAACATCAGCCCGGAGGGCGCGGCGTTCCAATGTGACCACGTGGGCTTCGGCACCCTGCTGTTCACCCTCTGA